A window of Aphis gossypii isolate Hap1 unplaced genomic scaffold, ASM2018417v2 Contig00869, whole genome shotgun sequence genomic DNA:
atgttaaacatattaaaatatgtatattgtatagttaaaagtaattataattgtggAAATCAGGAAAATtccatttgtatatattttaaatcctaTTAGTTTAGTCtttgatacaattttacaaataattattatgtttaatatttttagtaattatttgattgtgGAATTTGAAGATAGTAGGGTCCAGTGTATTCCAAAGACTTggttgtttcaaaataaaaatgatgaaaaatattcttgtaAATTACCAAGACCGGGTACAGATGTTCATACTGAAAACCAGTATAATAAATCTGTGAAAAACATGACAAATCCCACAGATTTTTGGCCAGTTTGGtcaattaacaaaattttaggCTCAAGTGGTAagctcaatattatattagtttttaataatttttaaatgttattttaattaactaataatatcattttctgTTGTACCCACTATTATAGACAGTTTTGAAAGAGCATTTGAAAAACTATCAACAGTTATACAATTCAACTATTCTGAATGCGATACTGAGATTGAAACATTGGCTAAATCTCAAAGACAAATAagagcaaaaaaataattatagtcctGATCAGAACAAATCTATTACTTTTTCACAGAaaggtattgttttttttattattattcataaatatggGTTCTTCTATAGTAATATCCATTCTAAagactaataataattcatattatattttagatgccACTACAAGCCGTAATGTTGTTTCCTGATATACCTTCACCTAGTATATTTCAAGAACCATTTTCTCAATTaaacaaaagtaatttaataaaatttaaatgtactgaaacttttttttataaaaatgtaaattttatacaaaatctgtttataggaaaaattaaaactctaGGAACTTCAAGTACTGTTCTATCTGAAAATTCATCTAAACGTGCAGCATGTCATACTTTATTCACAGACAAATCACCATCACCAGTGAACAGAagtaatcaaataaatgtaataacatcACTATAAATGTCttacaaaactaataatttgttttaaaattgcatgAAAGAAACAAACATTAGTAAAGATGGAAAAACCATTGGCTTAGTTAAACGCTCAACTCATAGTATATTTTCTGACGAATCACCTTCTCCAGTGAACAAACgtaacctaataatatttaaatgtagtctaactatttatgaattttacacaaaatagttttatagcaACAAAAAACACTCGGGAAACTTCAATTACTGttctatctaaaaattaatttaaacgtgCAGCATGTCGTACTTTATTCACAGACAAATCACCTTCTCCAGTGAACAgaagtaaacaaataaatttaagaggACATATTATGGTACATGTGTTGTATCTGTTGTACTAACGCACATCTTAGCAAATTTGTGTTCAGCTGAacatattttgtgatattagctttaatattagagtaaatttacctattgtcaaatttaaaggtaagaatattatcttgaaaatttcatatgcttttatttatattacaacagAGAACACATGCAAGTATAACATCCTCTTAATAACATCGCTATAAATGTCttacaaaactaataatttgttttaaaattgtatgaaagaAACAAACAATAGTAAAGATGCAAAAACTATTGGTTCAGTTAAACGGTCAACTCATGGTATATTTTCTGACGAATCACCTTCTCCAGTGAACAAAAGtaacttaatacaatttaaaattttaatgtacctaatctaactgtttataaattttacacaaaataattttatagtcacAACAAACACTCTGGAAACTTCAAGTACATCAAAACGTGCAGCAtgtcataatttattcacaGAAGAATCACCATCTCCAGTGAACaaaagtaacaaaataacgtattttaattatactactatattataatgtgctgTCATACTGATTTCAGTCAACTCTAACTAAATCTTGTtagttaatgttttatatttatttattttgatatatttgtaGGGATAAAGATGAAGCAATTTAGtgtattgatgaaaaatatttttgaaattaaagccCAGAATTGTCGAATCATCTCTAACCAAGAgcgtatatttaatcaattagcAGCCAATGGTAATAATTGCCCTGATAAGTCACTTGAAAATGAACATTCTATccattacaaaaaatttccattaaaagACAATGACGATCTGGATTATATTGAAGGCCTTCTTAATGATGATTCATTTTACCAATACTtggtaaaataactttaaactaatatttacttactgaattttattgtataaatatatttaattcgtGTAAATTGCagtcaaaaattatttcgatGTATGGAGGATCAGATATTGGTACTTTTGTAAAAATCTGTTTggacaatttatttacaaactcTTTAGGAACAAATATCACAATAAccggtaaaataaataaatgttttggaAATGAACCTAAACtgtcaataaaaacattaaaattatttcgtgTTATTTGTggtgagtataataattagtttttattataaatagttaaattgtatataataatataatattcataaaataatttcatagaaACTGGAAGAAAGAAATTTCCCAATAACTATATGgatgatattgttattaaaacaactaGTAGTTGGCTACGCCATTCAAAAGAAAGGATGAAAAGAAAAGAGGCTAATGCCTaagaagttttattttaaaattgttaattgttcTTAAGATACTTACAgtcataaagtttttttttttaatttatatataatttattctaataaaaattatatatattatgattattattattaatttttacagctCCCAATTGGTTTATTGTTGATTACTCAATGTTGTCTAAAGctagttttttgaaatttaaccaAATTATGTCCTATAGTGGGCCCAGATTGAACCGGCGAGCTACTGAAAAAATCTTGGTGGGCCGGTAGCCAAAAAATGAGGagcaaacattttcaaaaacccccaaattattaaatattaggatTGAAGTCTTCGTAgcttatcatatatataatacaattaaatataatacatattaattataatttaatcctaCCTATGAATGGGCAATGCCTATTGGATAACCATAGGATTGATTTCGGACTGAAAATAGTATCCTAGGAATGCCTAAACATTATATGCCAAGGTTATCCGAAGTAGGATTGTCACAGGACAGGACATTAGGAATATAACGGGAGTAGTATTGGATTTCCCATTACTTACCCAATACTCCAGTTCCGGATTACCGGGGATCTCCTTGGGTAATTCTAGTGCTATGCGGGATGTAGGTAGTTATCATAATTCACATAGATAATATCtatgataattcataataccttatattatcatagatataCCTGGTATACCATAtaatcacatataatattgtacacagacaaggtttatagattataatctataaaccttGCAGCTGCtggtatagataataaactttatctatatctgtgatattttatgttttgtttatattccGTATATTGACATTGTTGGTTGATTacggttttaaaattgtatttctattatgaattaaccatattgtattaattgtaatcgttttaaattaatatgattctaCGTCGTGTTGATTCCTTGTGtaacaattacatattaacatcAAGACGAGCTATTTCCTAAAGATTTCATTAATGTAagtttaataagtacctatcacattaaattacttaatatttacttataatcatgtattttgtttattgtttagataTTACTAATGGCTGATCTGTATCATCaaatgtgcatattattatagtgtaaccAAGCTCAGCTGATGTTATACTCAGTGAACTGTAgtacaaattgttatttgcCTCTCAACTGGTAGACTTTAGTATAGAGGTAttgcaaataaatttgacTAGATTACTATGGACtattcacaatattaataattcaaattaaatcatttaataaagaatttttttatattttattatatttcataaaattaacagtggattaatacattgtttaattttaagttcaatagATACAGATTGTGTAAAAGTTTCGTATCACACAGCACATTGTGTAATGATAAATTCTTTATAAGATTCATAGTTCTTAGTACATCAACAAtatcaactaataaaaatgtttgaactgTTAAACCGAATGAAGGCCATTGAAAGATTCATGTACTTTTAAccgttaaattgattaaatattttgaatctgtaaaaaataacaaatttaatgtaatgaattagtattaacatatataataagtagctttttaaatatttactttttcctttaatgtattatatgtattataatatattcaataaattgttagtattCGTTTATCATAGtgaaatgtacaatgtaaaataatatgaagtattaaataaataaatttaaataaaatctgattatttatttttagtcactgtatattataattatttacttggcacaaaattaaaaatatcatgtcctaaacaatttaaattatgtatggaaAATAACATCTTATTATACAGGCTTAAGTCATCTAAATACTTAACAGTGGAAGATAGGATTTGCTGTAGAACTGATAttctataagttattaaaatatgttatgatcCTAGgcgaatacataataaatgttgataatctTAAGACCGCACacttaaaattgtagtttGTATTTGGAGGATTGAATACaaacatacatagtataagGTATTAAGGTCAGAAGTgaggataataataaatagttcaatattattaaataaaaataaaatctaggtTTCtgcttatgttaaaaaataacaattattataaggttaGTGCCCTCACACTTTTTATCCAGGCTTGGACTGGcaacttatacatattattatgtacctaagtgAATAGTTGGCGGTTTACACGTTCCTTTTTTAATCCAATAACAGTCAGATTGTATACaggttaagtttataatttatttttagctgtgttatgtttttttaccaattggagaatatttttacaatctttTTAGAATGATAACATATACATCCTTGCTGTTGTTTGGCCATCTTTTTTCTGCAACTGTTGTGTCATTAGCGCAAATCCAATTGGAAGTTCCTTGTCTCAGGTATGCAATGTAATGGCCAGAGCTCGTGTTTTCTCCCATATGTAATATTGCAGCTTGAGTTTTGTATTGTGCTCCAGCAATTTCCAAAATAGAGGTGGGTACGCCACTAAGTTTTAGATCTGTTATCTTTTTGGGAACAAATTGACCATTTACAAATGTtggaataaatagttttagttgaattactatatactatactcaTTTGCCTCTATTATCTGATGTTTATCTTCAGAACCTCCgatgttattacaattattgcatttgtagtcatttaatgtattccaaacattttgatttgttgaaaataatgtttgcaaAGTTTGTGATCTGTGCTGTGGAatctcaaaatgtataatcaaaCTTGTAGGTGCATGGTTGGCCGTTGTATGATTACAAGTATTGCAACGAATGGTATACAATTCTCGAATCCAAATAAAGATTCAAATGTAGGTCTACTACGGTCCATAAGTGcttctaaaaattctatacaatcttgttgctgttgctgttgcagagtatataatattgtctcgtTGTCCAAATATTCTCTGATTGTTCGAGTATCACATGACCCACTGTTACTTGTATTCGTGTAAGCTATGTTGAAGTGTTGGTCCGAGTTGATTATTGCGAATTTCATTTACAAGAGATTGGCAATTAAAAAGAACCTGTATGACAGAATTAGCATAACATGATACACCATCAATGTTAGTAAAGCCACAAAATATACTACTTGATGTTATGTCAACTTTATTCttaatacttgatatttttattgtttttggattttttgacATAGTTGCATTATCACTTATTGTTTCTAATAATGAATCTGACCTTATGTTGCATTTTCTGGAACTTTGAGAGTATTACTATTGACctgaataaattgaatatcattaattacggtattataatcaactattttggttgatttagttttagtttctgGAACCAAAATAGTGTCACTATCAACTTGTATAAACTCAATATCGtccaacttattattattattcaggacCTTAGTTgatttaatcgattttttgGATTTTCTACAGGAAATCCATCGATTACAGGAACgtttggtttaataaaattgtttttgacttCTTCTTGTACAATTTGGTCATCAACAGtctcagaatatttttctatttctttgAAGTATCTATGTCCATAACCAGAATAGGTCTGTGATCACTTATGAGGGACTCGTACACCAAAGCTGCAATGTCAACATTTGTAATGACATTGTCAATGGTTGTTCCGTGATCTGTAGTAATACCGTCaaccaatattttgtaattgaaatgttttaatatttgaactagtTGTTTTGGCGGTTTGTTGAAGTTTACATTGAAATCACCAATAaagataacattgtttttggtGGAAGCTACCGTTTCAATGAAATCACAAAGCTTCTGTACAGGAAAATTTGGCGATGAATATATcccaatataggtaatattttcaatgatgaCTTCAATTGCTTCTAAGTGTGTCTTTTTCTTTTGATCTTGAAGCAATGTTGTGCTGCAGattatttctttatgattAATGGATTCtccaacaaaacaaattgaacCACTTTTACCATTTGCATGTATACTGTCTATTCTACAGCATTCAGTATGGTTCTTAATGGTATATGTGTCAGatgattttgaatgtttttgaaCCAGTTTTCTTgaagaacattattttagattgtaaAAGAACGATATCCGCATTAATGTGagcttcatatttttttaaagacctTATATTGTGTGACATGCAGGAGAGTGGCATGTTGTGTGTCATAATTCTAGAAAAGCGCGGAAAAAGAGCACAACTTGGTGTCCTGAGTCTGCACATTTCATGTTCAACTTTTGCAGAAGGTTTTGGTGGCTTTGCAGGAAAGTAATCTATACGCAAACCTTGAGCAGAAGTTGCTCGACTACAtcctacatataacatattgcaCTTCAAGAATTTTTGGGGTATATGAAATGCTACAGATTGATATGTGGCACCTTGACTTTTGTGTACCGTCAATGCCAAAGCTTCCACTAAGGGCAATTGCATTCTAGTTACTTTATGGTGTTCTGCATTACCGAgttgaaattctaattttataatttcaattggtGTCCACTTGCACATATCATCTGTGTGTTCGCCTTCGggttttagtttgttttttatcttcTGTCTGGTTAGTGACCCCACATCTGACTCATCAAACTTGATTCAAACTCTTTTTGCAACTTCTTTACCTCCTGCAGTCTGTCCTTTGTTTATTTGCATGAGTTCTCCGATTGCACCGTTCACTATGCCGTCTTCGGTTGAAATGTTTGCTATCACCATGTATTTAGCTGTTTCTTTTAAGGGGATCGCATCACACGTATTTTTCGTACGTTTTAGACCAATAAGCGGTGGTAAATTACACATACTTCCGAATGTccgattttaacttttaatacatGTATGAATTCTTTGACAAATTAACTACGCTTTCTAGGAAgtcgattttcaattttcaattttaaaaaaccataaaattaagatattttttttaaaaatctcatgaaataattgcattacatttgtatttattttgggaACATCTGgctttaaatcaaaaaagtgGTTCCTACAAAGCATAGTTTAGAAGCTCAGGAATTCAACCCTTTTTTCGAAATTACAATCGAACTTCAGGaagtatgtttaatttactaCCGCTTTTAGTAGTTTTTATAGGTTATGCACACAAGAATATATTTCGTTTCTTGCGATTTATTGACTTGTGCGTGCGCGTGCGAGAATTACATTCGCCGGCTGCCCGACGCGGCGCGACAGTGATTCTCGGAAATACTTAGCCGATAAGAGTTACTGGAtaggtatagaaaaataatactaatgggcaacaataataatgattatttccaaaattatatatattataataatatgtacaacccatgtatatttcaaaaagaaataatatactacctatCACCTATGtgctatgatttataaatcattagacATTTCATTTCAACACTAAGCGCCGATCAGCAAAGTTGTCTGTAAGTTAGTAGtgttttgagttatttttttttattttttgacaaaatggGTAAAGACTGGCGTTTTGGGCAAAAAACTAGATGCAAGCTAAGTGCACCTAggacaaaaaaatatcgaattaaaaatttacaattaattaagaaaaaaagtgatataaataatagctgCAATGATcaggtaattataaaaaaaatatatataatttataataataataatattctaaaaattgaaaattatttagtattcttttattttaattgtaacagGAAAATACACATTTACCAGTATCTGAAAATGTTAcgataaatgaaaacaatatagaACTTCCAACTGTCACGAGGTAAGTAAAACAGTTATGGGATATTAGTCATTGTGAAATAACAGTTTTAGAACGTAGAAGTTATAGATACTAACATGCTAAgtgcctatatattattgatggctataataagtaataacatacaaAAAGATGTaacttataaagtatttttttacaaataattttctcataagttgtacttataacaatttaaaaaaaattgtaagtcacaaatttttttcttataagtgttttaagttcaaatagttacgaaatatataaaaaccgcGAAAGTGAGcaagttattttgtagttgaaaattaataaaaaatttaatagttaatccCTAAGGTAAGAAAATTTAACGAAAGATTCTCGataagtttttctttataaataactgtaaaaaaactTGAGCGTCATTATGcgaaaaatttagtttaaagagtctgtaaattaaattttttatgaaatagcgtaaaataaaaatttagcttcaaacaattttagataTCTGTTTCTATTCAAAAagtaacttgaaattttcggcagtttgaagttcaaatattgacaaaattacgAATATTGGCTAATCATTTttcttgttaaaaatgtataaaaatgttagtattcATCGCTAAAAAAAAGGTAGGTTAAGTATATACAGCTCTGCTGTACAGAAGTTGTTGAGTGGGGGGAGGAAGACTGTAcaggatttattaaatttaaattcaacgataaatcattgcatacgaaaaatgattctgagcgAAGACCGTCCATCAGCCAATAGTatcaaagaatataatatgatattattgctgtaaaagtaatttattttactacctatGAGTAATACAGtaggttgaattaatttttggaaaaaactttaaatttttaaatgccgttgtgttgttaaaatataatcaacaaCTTCAGACAAATATACCATACGAAACCAGATTAATGGCTTTTTGTCCGTGGGTTTATTTTGGCCTAccagatattatatacctatgtgaaCAAATTGCTCAGTACAACTAATACTATTActgacttaaaattaaatatgtagatattatattgtaatggttgaaaactaatttttactcTCATAATTTAGAAAACTTGTTGATGATAGTTTTGAAAACGATTGTTTACCATTATCACCAGAAACCCTCGTGAATGATAGTTGTGATAGTTACAACCTTAAATTGCCTTTACTCAATAATTCAGACGAAGAGAATAACAAGTTTgtaaatttctattaaaattattatattagggcTTGAAACCGAAAATATTTTCCCAATTTTGATTACGGTTTCGGTTatcggtatttattttttccgatttttaattttcgtttaCATTAccagtaataactaatgattaatttttttcgatttcgGATTTTAACGGTTTTAACTGGTATTCAAAATCGGTTTCAAGCCCTGAATTATATAGTCTATATGTCCAAAGGGTTTTTGAACAAATACTATTTGGTAtggttaatatttacaatactatTGGGACCaagtatatttgtttattgtagTACAAAATGAATTTACATGATagcaatttaattcaatttgtctttatcattttagaaattttctTAGTGGTCGaagaattattaatgttgacTACTTTTTGAATAGTTTACAATCAATTAAACACGAACCATTTAATTGTAGTATTCAAAATCTTGTCTTTaaatcagaaataaaaaagggctttttttctgaatttcattttcaatgCAACTTATGCAGAAAAAAAGAAGTAATATTTTCCGAACCACCAGACATAAGTCAATCTTTGTCTATTAACGCTGCAATTGTTACTGCAACAGTAAATACTGGTTAAGGATTTACAAATTTAGAACAATTTTCATCCATATTAGATATGCCATGTATGAGTAATAAGTCTTATCAAAAATACCATCAGTTTTTATCCAAACAAACTGAAAATACAGCGTGGGAATGTATTGAGCTGGCTGGCAAGGAAGAAGCAAGACTTGCTATTGAAAATGGTGACATAAATAGTGATGGTATTCCTATGATCACTGTTGTGGCAGATGGTGCCTGGTCGAAACGATCTTATAAACGTAATTACAACGCAGCATCTGGTgttgtaagtattatatacatgaagtaaataataaataatttttaaagaaaataatttctgtcaatgttaaatatgtaggtgcattattgtaaaatttactaaaatgtataataaaagtcaTAATATCTAAACATTTCAGACTTAagagacatttttttataactttaatactgttaatttttttaggcaTGTATTGTAGGTTATCGAACAAAAAAGGTATTGTTTATTGGAGTTCGCAATAAATATTGCAGTATTTGTCAAAAATCTTGTACTAATAATAAAGACGCACCTGAACATTTGTGTTACAAAAATTGGAATGGTACTAGTACAGCCATGGAAGCTGATATAATAGTTGAGGGTTTTCGACAGAGTATTCCAatgcacaatataatttaccacAAACTTATTGGGGATGGAGATTCcagtgttttgaaaaaaataatgttagccAAACCCTATGGTAATAACTTAGATGTAAAAAAGATTGAATGTGCCAACCATATACTCCGAAATTATCTAAATAGACTAGTGGATATAGCGACTAAACGTAAGAGCTCAAGCGGTAGTGTTGTACCAGGATTACTAAGAACAAACTTAAAAGATAAGCGATTAAAACTGAGGTAATcacttcatttattttttaattaatttgttactttaaaaaatctcTACTATTTACGTATTCAATATCTGTTGCTAGATCTGCTGTAACAAACGCTATTAAACATCGTATGCAAATGGATtgtcctataaattataaagttgcACTTTTAAAAGAAGATATAGATAATGGACCATATCATGTTTTTGGTTGTCATGATAAATGCGCTAGGTATTTAaaagtcaaatttaaattgatttataaattataaactaaaaattaaaaattataaatgacattttttaatgtttagttatttttgttctgGAGTCGTCAAACCAGGTGAAATGAATCTAATTCCTGAAATGGAACAATGTGGTCTGTGGCAAGATATAATTTCAGCAAAAAATCTTGTTTCTCACCATAGTGaaagtttaatttgttttgtaaacaataattgtgtaGAAAATTACAATAGTATTGTAGCTAAGTATACAGGTGGTAAACGAGTCAACTTTTCTTTAAGaggtataaacattttctttaatttttaaatgaaatacctatgcatttttacaattatttgtattaaatttattgtttttactttttaggttCATATCAGACTCGCTGTGCTACTGCTGTAGCTGCATATAACTATGGACCAAGTTATATTAGACACCTCCATAAAAAAGCTACTAACTACAGCCCAGgaatatacacaaaaaaatttataaaaagaaatatcgaGTCACGAAATAAATCTACTCAACGAAGATCACTTTTTGGCCAGTCTGCAAGGTTTGTTTGACTaatttctaaacatttttgttaggcatatacctacaaaactataatatgaagttaatagttcaaattttttatagaaattcaaCCAAAAGAAACACTTTACAAGAGCCAGATGAAGACTATGGAGCCGTTCACACTGAGAgtgaaataattgatatgccatataatgaatatgaaacaaaaaaagacGGTTTCTTAGAAAAGTTAAAACTCTCTTCTAAACAGTTACAACTTTTAGAACGAAATACAGTGGACCAATCAAAAAGCTATGAATGGCGACGAGAACGAAAAATAAGACTCACGGCATCTAATTTTGGTAAAGTCGCAAAACTCAGAGACACAACTTCCCGTGCAAatgcagtaaaatatattctctATGAGTTGTTTCGTGGAAATTCAGCTAcaaggtatattaattattacatttttaactcttaaaaatcaattttggtAATAAtgacttgtaaat
This region includes:
- the LOC126555477 gene encoding uncharacterized protein LOC126555477 encodes the protein MKNIFEIKAQNCRIISNQERIFNQLAANGNNCPDKSLENEHSIHYKKFPLKDNDDLDYIEGLLNDDSFYQYLSKIISMYGGSDIGTFVKICLDNLFTNSLGTNITITGKINKCFGNEPKLSIKTLKLFRVICETGRKKFPNNYMDDIVIKTTSSWLRHSKERMKRKEANA
- the LOC114121441 gene encoding uncharacterized protein LOC114121441, with translation MEADIIVEGFRQSIPMHNIIYHKLIGDGDSSVLKKIMLAKPYGNNLDVKKIECANHILRNYLNRLVDIATKRKSSSGSVVPGLLRTNLKDKRLKLRSAVTNAIKHRMQMDCPINYKVALLKEDIDNGPYHVFGCHDKCASYFCSGVVKPGEMNLIPEMEQCGLWQDIISAKNLVSHHSESLICFVNNNCVENYNSIVAKYTGGKRVNFSLRGSYQTRCATAVAAYNYGPSYIRHLHKKATNYSPGIYTKKFIKRNIESRNKSTQRRSLFGQSARNSTKRNTLQEPDEDYGAVHTESEIIDMPYNEYETKKDGFLEKLKLSSKQLQLLERNTVDQSKSYEWRRERKIRLTASNFGKVAKLRDTTSRANAVKYILYELFRGNSATRYGIQNEPLAKESLEIKLGVNILSCGLFVDKKSTFLAASPNGLIDSNSIVEIKCPASIKDFTPQEAFENKKLSFMNFIDGELKLKTSHDYYYQIQGQLHITERKYCYFVVWTPKGMIVDKITKNDEFWMKIEPRLVKFYMECLLPELIDSRFDRGLPLRTGL